The following proteins come from a genomic window of Paucimonas lemoignei:
- the rsuA gene encoding pseudouridine synthase, Rsu, with protein sequence MRLDRFLSNLPRFNRKDVRLALVTGRIKVDRQVVGNPHHDVREFSRVEFDTELLQAGKPARYFMLHKPQGCVSATSDPQHPTVLDLLHEPDKHELHIAGRLDFNTTGLMLITNDGQWSRRLTQPQTKLPKVYYVETEQLIDEHYVEKFAAGFYFAFEDLTTQPALLTLLEPRCARLSIVEGRYHQIKRMFGHFDNKVLRLHRESMGHLHLNPELEPGQYRALEPSEIQGV encoded by the coding sequence ATGCGCCTCGACCGTTTCCTCAGCAACCTGCCGCGCTTCAATCGCAAGGACGTGCGCCTTGCGCTGGTCACCGGGCGTATCAAGGTGGACAGGCAAGTGGTCGGCAATCCGCATCATGACGTGCGCGAATTCAGCCGCGTGGAGTTTGACACCGAACTGCTGCAGGCCGGCAAACCCGCTCGCTACTTCATGCTGCACAAACCGCAAGGTTGCGTCAGCGCGACGTCAGATCCGCAGCACCCGACCGTGCTGGACCTGCTGCACGAACCGGACAAGCACGAACTGCACATCGCCGGCCGCTTGGACTTCAACACCACCGGCCTGATGCTCATCACCAACGACGGCCAGTGGTCGCGCCGTCTGACACAGCCGCAGACCAAACTGCCCAAGGTCTATTACGTCGAAACCGAACAGTTGATTGATGAGCACTACGTGGAGAAGTTCGCCGCCGGTTTCTACTTTGCTTTCGAAGACCTCACCACTCAACCGGCCCTACTGACCCTGCTGGAGCCGCGTTGCGCACGCCTGAGTATCGTTGAAGGGCGCTACCACCAGATCAAGCGCATGTTTGGCCACTTCGACAACAAAGTCCTGCGCCTGCATCGCGAGAGCATGGGGCATCTGCACCTGAACCCCGAGCTAGAGCCTGGGCAGTACCGTGCACTTGAGCCCTCGGAAATCCAGGGCGTCTAG
- a CDS encoding DNA or RNA helicases of superfamily II: MSRSPNAPATCPACGASNDCALADPGTADQACWCFSVSIDPAIIQALPDELRNKSCLCPRCAGINEELSGKKNP; encoded by the coding sequence ATGAGCCGTTCACCCAACGCCCCGGCGACCTGCCCCGCCTGTGGGGCCAGCAATGACTGCGCACTGGCCGATCCAGGCACGGCGGATCAGGCCTGCTGGTGCTTTTCGGTGAGTATCGACCCCGCCATCATCCAGGCACTGCCCGACGAGCTGCGCAACAAAAGCTGCCTGTGCCCGCGGTGTGCAGGGATCAACGAAGAGCTTTCAGGCAAAAAAAATCCCTGA
- the ydaM2 gene encoding putative diguanylate cyclase YdaM, whose protein sequence is MPFRTPAYSQRSLLLTLIVLLGSGFLATSLLSYYASRTAIRDNIINTELPLTSDTVYSEIQKDLVRPVLISSMMARDTFVRDWVVDGERKPEQMTRYLKEVMEHYDAFTSFFVSDKSLTYYQAKGVLKKIDAREPRDVWYYRVRDMAAPYEINVDPDMANKDNLTFFINYKVFDYNNKFIGATGVGLTVDAVIKLIDRYQQRYQRSVYFVDAFGHIVLTGAKGGPQGAAIGEPLSNLPSVAELHKQMPKPLSGTYEYQSNGHGHFLNVRYIPELNWYLFVDKEEDSALTNARNSLYMNLLICLVITLVVVYLLQHLMNRYQHRIETQATLDSLTGLPNRRGFNLLADRTLKDTLREAKPLSAMLLDLDHFKRLNDTRGHLAGDEVLVGFADDLKSCLRQSDIVCRWGGEEFIILLKGSSSQSARRVAEKIRLLAEQHTYVFGTEPLQVTVSIGLTELQPDDTLHSLIARADSALYRAKQNGRNQVCIEEPLPA, encoded by the coding sequence ATGCCTTTTCGCACCCCGGCGTATTCACAGCGCTCGCTGTTGCTGACCTTGATCGTTTTGCTCGGCAGTGGCTTTCTGGCAACTTCGCTGCTCAGCTATTACGCGTCGCGTACCGCGATCCGCGACAACATCATCAACACCGAACTGCCGCTGACGTCCGACACGGTGTATTCGGAAATCCAGAAAGACCTGGTCCGGCCGGTGCTGATCTCCTCCATGATGGCCCGCGACACCTTCGTGCGTGACTGGGTCGTCGACGGTGAACGCAAGCCGGAGCAGATGACCCGCTACCTCAAAGAGGTCATGGAGCACTACGATGCCTTCACCTCGTTCTTTGTCTCCGACAAAAGCCTGACGTACTACCAGGCCAAAGGCGTGCTGAAGAAAATCGACGCCCGGGAGCCGCGTGACGTCTGGTATTACCGGGTACGGGACATGGCGGCGCCTTACGAGATCAATGTCGATCCGGACATGGCCAACAAGGACAACCTGACCTTCTTCATCAATTACAAAGTCTTCGACTACAACAACAAGTTTATCGGCGCAACCGGCGTAGGCCTGACCGTGGACGCGGTGATCAAGCTGATCGACCGCTATCAGCAGCGGTATCAGCGCAGCGTGTACTTCGTCGATGCCTTCGGGCACATCGTATTGACCGGTGCAAAGGGCGGCCCGCAAGGTGCAGCCATTGGCGAGCCATTGAGCAACCTGCCGAGCGTTGCCGAGCTGCACAAACAAATGCCCAAACCGCTGAGCGGCACTTACGAATACCAGAGCAACGGCCATGGGCACTTTCTCAATGTGCGCTATATCCCGGAGCTGAACTGGTACCTGTTCGTCGACAAAGAAGAAGATTCGGCCCTGACCAACGCACGCAATTCGCTGTACATGAACCTGCTGATCTGCCTGGTCATCACCCTGGTGGTGGTCTATCTGCTGCAACACCTGATGAACCGTTACCAGCACCGCATCGAAACCCAGGCCACCCTTGATAGCCTGACCGGGCTGCCCAACCGTCGTGGCTTCAACCTGCTGGCCGACAGGACACTCAAGGACACCTTGCGCGAAGCCAAACCGTTGTCAGCAATGCTGCTGGACCTGGACCATTTCAAGCGCCTGAACGACACCCGTGGGCACTTGGCGGGCGACGAAGTATTGGTGGGTTTCGCCGACGATCTGAAAAGCTGCTTGCGTCAGTCGGACATCGTTTGTCGCTGGGGCGGTGAAGAGTTCATCATCCTGCTCAAGGGCAGCAGCAGCCAAAGCGCCCGACGCGTCGCCGAAAAGATTCGCCTGCTGGCCGAGCAACACACCTATGTGTTCGGCACTGAGCCGCTGCAGGTCACGGTCAGCATCGGCCTGACCGAATTGCAACCCGACGACACCCTGCACAGCCTGATCGCCCGTGCTGACAGCGCGCTGTATCGCGCCAAGCAGAACGGCCGCAATCAGGTCTGCATCGAGGAGCCACTCCCGGCATGA
- the gatA_2 gene encoding allophanate hydrolase gives MSLEVLLSDLRLDSVRAAYESGSVTPRQLILALREKAVALNPQYHLFIYLLNPSELEPYLVALEGRDIKDLPLYGVPFSIKDNIDLAGIPTTAACVAYSYTPKQSATIVEQLLALGAIPMGKTNLDQFATGLNGSRSPFGACPNSVLLDYPSGGSSSGSSLAVALGVSSFSLGTDTAGSGRVPAALNNLVGMKASKGLISTAGVVPACRTLDCVTTFTATAREASQLLSLTARLDPRDEYSRSNPSWNDASAFGAPRPFRFGVPRAEDLEYFGCAQGPRLFADAVERLTALGGEAVTIDLSPFLEAASLLYNGPWVAERYSVAGELMQSNPAAVLPVIQAVLAKAPTVTGVQTFQAQYRLQQLKAICDKALQCLDCVVTPSIPRPVTNAELEAEPVLRNSELGYYTNFVNLLDYAAVAVPGGFMENGLPWGVTLFGRAFTDQYLLSVADALQRHTDLPLIGGQHATLSTPPSLARHDMARIVVCGAHLDGLALNWQLKQRGATLVQSTQSSADYQLYALVGGPPFRPGMVRVDQGGVAIDVEVWELPSRELGSFLTGIPAPLGMGKVQLADGRWECGFICEAYGLQGATNISHLGGWRAYLQSR, from the coding sequence ATGAGCCTTGAAGTACTTTTATCTGATCTACGCCTGGACTCGGTGCGTGCAGCCTATGAGTCCGGCAGCGTCACGCCGCGTCAACTGATCCTGGCCCTGCGAGAAAAGGCCGTTGCCCTGAACCCGCAGTATCACCTGTTCATCTACTTGCTGAACCCTTCGGAGCTGGAGCCTTATCTGGTCGCGCTGGAAGGCCGAGACATCAAGGATTTGCCGTTGTACGGCGTCCCGTTTTCCATCAAGGACAACATCGATCTGGCCGGGATACCCACCACTGCGGCCTGCGTGGCGTACTCGTACACACCCAAACAATCGGCCACCATCGTCGAGCAATTGCTGGCCCTGGGGGCGATTCCCATGGGCAAGACCAACCTCGATCAGTTCGCCACCGGCTTGAACGGCAGCCGCTCGCCGTTTGGCGCCTGCCCCAACAGCGTGCTCCTGGACTATCCGTCCGGCGGCTCCAGCTCCGGCTCGTCGCTTGCCGTGGCGCTGGGGGTCAGCAGCTTTTCGCTGGGCACCGACACCGCTGGCTCGGGACGCGTGCCCGCTGCGCTGAATAACCTGGTGGGCATGAAGGCCAGCAAAGGGCTGATCTCCACCGCTGGGGTCGTGCCCGCCTGTCGCACCCTGGATTGCGTCACCACCTTCACCGCCACCGCTCGGGAGGCCAGCCAGTTGCTGAGCCTGACCGCAAGGCTGGACCCGCGTGACGAATACAGCCGCAGCAACCCATCGTGGAACGATGCCAGCGCCTTTGGCGCACCCAGGCCGTTCCGCTTTGGCGTGCCTCGCGCCGAAGACCTTGAATACTTCGGCTGTGCGCAAGGCCCACGGCTGTTCGCAGACGCCGTCGAGCGCTTGACAGCCCTGGGCGGCGAAGCGGTCACGATTGATCTTTCACCGTTCCTCGAAGCAGCGAGCCTGCTCTACAACGGCCCCTGGGTCGCCGAGCGCTACAGCGTCGCGGGCGAACTGATGCAGAGCAATCCTGCAGCAGTCTTGCCGGTCATCCAGGCAGTATTGGCCAAAGCGCCGACCGTCACCGGGGTTCAGACCTTCCAGGCGCAATACCGCCTGCAACAACTCAAGGCGATCTGCGACAAGGCGCTGCAATGCCTGGACTGCGTGGTCACGCCCAGCATCCCCCGTCCGGTGACCAATGCCGAACTGGAAGCCGAGCCTGTGTTGCGCAACTCGGAGCTCGGCTATTACACCAATTTCGTCAACCTGCTCGATTACGCCGCCGTCGCCGTGCCTGGCGGGTTCATGGAAAACGGCCTGCCGTGGGGCGTGACGCTGTTTGGCCGGGCGTTCACCGATCAATACCTGCTGAGCGTTGCCGATGCCCTGCAGCGTCACACCGACCTGCCACTGATTGGCGGGCAACACGCGACATTGAGCACACCACCCAGCCTGGCCCGTCACGACATGGCTCGGATTGTCGTCTGCGGCGCCCACCTGGATGGCCTGGCCCTGAACTGGCAGCTCAAGCAGCGTGGCGCAACGCTTGTGCAGAGCACGCAAAGTTCGGCCGATTACCAGCTTTACGCCTTGGTGGGCGGCCCGCCGTTTCGGCCCGGTATGGTGCGGGTCGATCAAGGCGGTGTCGCTATCGACGTGGAAGTCTGGGAGTTGCCGAGCCGCGAACTGGGTTCGTTCCTCACCGGCATCCCGGCACCGTTGGGGATGGGCAAAGTGCAGCTGGCCGATGGACGCTGGGAGTGCGGTTTCATCTGCGAAGCCTATGGCTTGCAAGGCGCAACAAATATCAGCCACCTGGGCGGCTGGAGGGCTTATTTGCAAAGTCGATAA
- the accA1_1 gene encoding urea amidolyase-related protein: protein MFDKLLIANRGAIACRILRTLRALHVQGVAVYSEADAASLHLLEADEAHSLGEGGAAGTYLAVDKILAIAKASGAKAIHPGYGFLSENAAFAQACEESGIAFVGPTPEQLRVFGLKHTARALAKMHGVPMLEGTELLDSIEAALSTADIIGYPVMLKSTAGGGGIGMRVCRSAAELSESFEAVKRLGQNNFSDAGVFIEKYIQRARHLEVQVFGDGRGEVLALGVRDCSVQRRNQKVLEETPAPNLPDGMGEALCMAAIKLAKAVNYRSAGTVEFVFDSDDQRFYFLEVNTRLQVEHGVTEQVWGVDLVSWMVQLAAGDLPPLAQLQAALKPSGHAIQARLYAEDPGRDFQPCPGLLTAVNFPAVDGKSLRIDTWVEAGCEIPPFFDPMIAKVISWAPNRQLASDGLANALNETRLYGVETNRDYLRQIIADVPFASGQPWTRCLEGLVYRADTFEVLSGGTQSSVQDYPGRLGYWAVGVPPSGPMDSRALRQGNLLLGNAEGCAALEITMSGPLLRFNTDAVVAVTGAVIPLTLNGESQPLNTAVFVPAGSQLALGTIAGTGARSYLCIRGGLDVPDYLGSKSTFTLGQFGGHGGRALRAGDVLHIAPLADRSAGQQIPSDQLEELGDVRHIRVIYGPHGAPEYFTEHYMHTFFATAWEVHFNSSRTGVRLIGPKPEWVRADGGEAGLHPSNIHDNPYAIGAVDFTGDMPVILGPDGPSLGGFVCPVTIIEADLWQLGQLKAGDKVMFEAVSIQTARQLIVGSALLRGPGTSAQSCGSELAREEAGTSDTSSTPEKLPSRASSLPRISPVLNSPIVLDIGTDDTRLVARLSGDTHLLLEIGAPELDLVLRFRGHALMQALEAKQLHGVIDLTPGIRSLQVHYQPEQLPLAQLLEIVAGEWDAVCAAKDLQVPSRIVHLPLSWDDPACQLAIEKYMTTVRKDAPWCPSNLEFIRRINDLPNLDEVQRTVFEASYLVMGLGDVYLGAPVATPLDPRHRLVTTKYNPARTWTAENSVGIGGAYMCVYGMEGPGGYQFVGRTLQMWNRYREVAAFDGKPWLLRFFDQIHFYPVSADELLRIRRDFPLGRFPLEIEHSTLNLADYQAFLNREAQGIAAFRSQQQGAFNAERERWIASGQANFESEEAVAPLTEEAPLNEGEHSVDSHIAGNLWQVQVETGQRVEAGDALVILESMKMEIPLLAPIAGTVREVRVQPGSAVRAGQRVVVLQAD from the coding sequence ATGTTCGACAAACTGCTGATTGCCAACCGTGGCGCGATTGCCTGCCGCATCCTGCGTACGTTGCGTGCCCTACACGTTCAGGGCGTGGCGGTGTATTCCGAAGCCGACGCCGCCAGCCTGCACTTGCTGGAGGCCGACGAAGCTCACAGCCTGGGCGAAGGCGGCGCAGCCGGGACTTATCTGGCGGTGGACAAGATCCTCGCCATCGCCAAAGCCAGCGGCGCAAAAGCCATCCACCCCGGTTACGGCTTCCTGTCGGAAAACGCCGCGTTTGCCCAGGCCTGTGAAGAGTCGGGTATTGCCTTTGTCGGCCCGACGCCTGAACAACTGCGGGTTTTCGGCCTCAAGCACACCGCCCGCGCGCTGGCCAAAATGCACGGCGTGCCGATGCTAGAAGGCACCGAGCTGCTCGACAGCATCGAAGCCGCCCTGAGCACCGCCGACATCATCGGTTACCCGGTGATGCTCAAAAGCACCGCCGGTGGTGGCGGCATCGGGATGCGGGTATGCCGCAGTGCAGCTGAATTGAGCGAGTCCTTCGAGGCCGTCAAACGCCTGGGGCAGAACAACTTCAGCGACGCTGGCGTGTTTATCGAAAAGTACATCCAGCGTGCTCGCCATCTTGAAGTGCAGGTGTTTGGCGACGGTCGCGGCGAAGTCCTGGCTTTGGGTGTGCGCGATTGCTCGGTGCAACGCCGCAACCAGAAAGTCCTCGAAGAAACCCCGGCCCCGAACCTGCCCGACGGCATGGGCGAAGCCCTGTGCATGGCCGCGATCAAGCTGGCCAAGGCGGTCAACTACCGCAGCGCCGGGACCGTAGAGTTCGTCTTCGACAGCGACGACCAACGCTTTTACTTTTTGGAAGTGAACACGCGGTTGCAGGTCGAGCATGGCGTGACTGAACAAGTCTGGGGCGTGGATCTGGTCAGCTGGATGGTGCAACTGGCTGCGGGTGATCTGCCGCCGTTGGCTCAATTGCAGGCCGCACTCAAACCCAGCGGACACGCCATCCAGGCACGTCTGTATGCCGAAGATCCGGGCCGGGATTTCCAGCCCTGCCCTGGCTTGCTTACGGCCGTGAACTTCCCCGCCGTCGATGGCAAAAGCCTGCGCATCGATACCTGGGTAGAGGCCGGTTGCGAGATCCCGCCGTTCTTCGACCCGATGATCGCCAAGGTCATCAGTTGGGCGCCGAATCGCCAACTGGCCAGCGACGGCCTGGCTAACGCTCTGAACGAAACCCGTCTGTATGGCGTCGAGACCAATCGCGATTATCTGCGCCAGATCATCGCCGACGTGCCCTTCGCCAGCGGCCAGCCGTGGACTCGTTGCCTGGAAGGTCTGGTCTATCGCGCAGACACCTTTGAAGTGCTCAGCGGCGGTACGCAATCCAGCGTTCAGGATTATCCCGGTCGCCTGGGTTACTGGGCCGTGGGCGTACCGCCCTCTGGGCCGATGGACAGCCGCGCCCTGCGTCAGGGCAACCTTTTACTGGGCAATGCCGAAGGGTGCGCCGCGCTGGAAATCACCATGAGCGGGCCGCTGTTGCGCTTCAATACGGACGCGGTTGTAGCGGTGACTGGCGCGGTTATTCCCCTGACGCTCAATGGCGAGTCTCAGCCCCTCAATACCGCGGTGTTCGTACCAGCCGGTTCGCAATTGGCGCTGGGTACGATTGCCGGTACTGGTGCGCGCAGTTATCTGTGCATACGCGGCGGGCTGGATGTTCCGGATTATCTGGGCAGCAAAAGCACCTTTACGTTGGGGCAGTTTGGCGGGCATGGCGGCCGGGCATTACGCGCGGGCGACGTGCTGCACATTGCGCCCCTGGCTGATCGCAGCGCCGGGCAGCAAATCCCCTCGGACCAGTTGGAAGAGCTGGGAGATGTGCGCCACATTCGCGTGATCTATGGCCCCCACGGTGCGCCGGAATACTTCACTGAACACTACATGCATACCTTCTTCGCCACGGCCTGGGAAGTGCACTTCAACTCCAGCCGCACCGGCGTGCGCCTGATCGGGCCGAAGCCGGAATGGGTGCGCGCTGACGGTGGCGAAGCAGGCCTGCACCCGTCGAACATTCACGACAACCCCTATGCGATTGGTGCGGTGGACTTCACCGGTGACATGCCCGTGATCCTCGGCCCGGATGGCCCGAGCCTGGGCGGCTTTGTCTGCCCGGTGACCATCATCGAGGCCGACCTCTGGCAGTTGGGCCAGCTCAAGGCCGGGGACAAGGTGATGTTTGAGGCGGTGAGTATTCAGACCGCACGGCAGTTGATCGTAGGGAGCGCGCTCCTACGGGGGCCTGGAACATCAGCGCAATCCTGTGGGAGCGAGCTTGCTCGCGAAGAGGCCGGGACTTCAGATACATCTTCAACGCCCGAAAAATTGCCTTCGCGAGCAAGCTCGCTCCCACGGATTTCACCGGTGCTGAATTCACCCATCGTGCTCGACATCGGCACCGACGACACCCGTCTGGTCGCGCGTCTTTCCGGTGACACGCATCTGTTGCTGGAAATCGGCGCACCGGAGCTGGATCTGGTGTTGCGCTTTCGCGGGCATGCGTTGATGCAGGCGCTGGAAGCCAAACAGCTGCACGGCGTGATCGACCTGACGCCGGGGATACGTTCGTTGCAAGTTCATTACCAGCCTGAACAGCTGCCGCTGGCGCAATTGCTGGAAATCGTTGCCGGGGAATGGGACGCCGTCTGCGCGGCCAAGGACTTGCAAGTGCCGTCGCGCATCGTGCATCTGCCGTTGTCCTGGGACGACCCGGCCTGCCAGCTGGCCATCGAGAAATACATGACCACGGTGCGCAAGGATGCACCCTGGTGCCCGAGCAATCTGGAGTTCATCCGCCGCATCAATGACCTGCCCAACCTCGACGAGGTGCAGCGCACGGTCTTTGAGGCCAGCTATCTGGTCATGGGCCTGGGTGACGTTTACCTCGGCGCGCCGGTCGCCACCCCGCTCGACCCGCGCCACCGTCTGGTGACCACCAAGTACAACCCGGCGCGCACCTGGACCGCCGAGAATTCGGTGGGCATCGGTGGCGCCTACATGTGCGTCTACGGCATGGAAGGCCCCGGCGGTTATCAGTTTGTCGGGCGCACCTTGCAGATGTGGAACCGCTATCGCGAGGTCGCCGCGTTCGATGGCAAGCCGTGGCTGTTGCGCTTCTTCGATCAGATTCACTTCTACCCGGTCAGTGCTGACGAACTGCTGCGCATCCGCCGGGATTTCCCCCTGGGTCGTTTCCCGCTGGAGATTGAACACAGCACGCTGAACCTGGCCGACTATCAAGCCTTCCTCAATCGTGAAGCCCAGGGCATTGCAGCGTTCCGCAGCCAGCAGCAGGGTGCGTTCAATGCCGAGCGTGAACGCTGGATCGCCAGCGGTCAGGCCAACTTCGAAAGCGAAGAAGCAGTTGCACCGCTCACTGAAGAAGCGCCCCTTAACGAGGGTGAACACAGCGTCGACAGCCACATCGCCGGTAACCTCTGGCAAGTACAGGTAGAAACAGGCCAGCGCGTGGAAGCGGGTGATGCACTGGTGATTCTGGAGTCGATGAAAATGGAAATTCCGCTGCTGGCCCCCATCGCGGGTACCGTGCGCGAAGTCCGGGTGCAACCGGGTTCGGCGGTGCGTGCCGGGCAGCGCGTGGTGGTTCTGCAAGCCGACTGA
- a CDS encoding urea carboxylase-related aminomethyltransferase, translated as MSLHSTIATTTTHIPAGEPSLTELKAGQTLRILDLQGNQAVDTLFFSLANPRERYDVQRTLRRQGSVYLTTGSVLYSNLGKPMLTIVDDTCGRHDTLGGACAQESNTVRYALEKRHMHSCRDNFLRACIHDGRLGKGDISPNINFFMNVPVTADGGLTFEDGISAPGKYVELRAEMDVIVLISNCPQLNNPCNGYNPTPAELHVWD; from the coding sequence ATGAGTCTGCATTCCACCATTGCCACAACCACCACCCACATCCCGGCAGGCGAGCCGTCGCTGACCGAACTCAAGGCCGGGCAAACCCTGCGCATCCTCGATCTGCAAGGCAATCAGGCCGTCGACACGTTGTTCTTCAGCCTGGCCAACCCGCGCGAGCGTTACGACGTGCAGCGTACGTTGCGCCGTCAGGGCAGCGTCTACCTGACCACCGGCAGCGTGCTGTATTCCAACCTTGGCAAGCCGATGCTGACCATCGTCGACGACACCTGCGGTCGCCATGACACCCTCGGCGGCGCCTGCGCGCAAGAGAGCAACACCGTGCGCTACGCCCTGGAAAAACGCCACATGCACAGCTGCCGCGACAATTTTCTACGCGCTTGCATTCACGACGGTCGACTGGGTAAAGGCGACATCAGCCCGAACATCAATTTCTTCATGAACGTGCCGGTGACCGCCGATGGCGGGCTGACCTTCGAAGACGGGATCTCCGCCCCCGGCAAGTACGTCGAGTTGCGCGCCGAAATGGACGTGATCGTACTGATCTCCAACTGCCCGCAGCTGAACAACCCGTGCAACGGCTACAACCCGACGCCGGCTGAGTTGCACGTCTGGGATTGA
- a CDS encoding urea carboxylase-associated protein 2 has protein sequence MTASNTLFPVFAEELLPGGAHRSFVLKRGELLRLTDLNGNANVSLTMLNASEKTERLNLPDSLKCQHTAKLTRGHCLYSDMGRVLAAITADTCGWSDSLGGVLCADEVAEKYGQGRYQELRNGFFRNGVDNLLVELGKWGLGLSDLLMTLNLFSRVNVDDAGKLHFVESNAKAGDYIELYAPMDTLVVLTALQHPMDPNPEYAPQPVKLSWMKADASVAEHCRTSRPENERGFINTDRLFA, from the coding sequence ATGACTGCATCCAACACGCTCTTCCCTGTCTTCGCCGAAGAACTGCTGCCCGGCGGCGCCCATCGCTCGTTCGTGCTCAAGCGCGGCGAATTGCTGCGCCTGACCGATCTCAACGGCAACGCCAACGTCAGCCTGACGATGCTCAACGCCAGTGAAAAAACCGAGCGTCTGAACCTGCCCGACAGCCTCAAATGCCAACACACCGCCAAGCTCACCCGCGGCCATTGCCTGTACTCGGACATGGGCCGCGTACTGGCGGCAATTACCGCTGACACCTGCGGCTGGAGCGACAGCCTCGGCGGCGTGCTCTGCGCTGACGAAGTCGCGGAAAAATACGGCCAGGGCCGTTATCAGGAACTGCGCAATGGCTTCTTCCGCAACGGCGTCGACAATCTGCTGGTTGAACTCGGCAAGTGGGGTCTGGGCCTGTCCGACCTGCTGATGACCTTGAACCTGTTCAGCCGGGTGAACGTGGACGACGCAGGCAAGCTGCATTTCGTAGAGAGCAACGCCAAGGCGGGGGATTACATCGAACTGTACGCGCCGATGGACACACTAGTGGTGCTCACCGCCCTGCAACACCCCATGGATCCCAACCCGGAATACGCGCCACAGCCGGTCAAGCTGAGCTGGATGAAAGCCGACGCCAGCGTCGCCGAGCACTGCCGCACATCCCGCCCGGAAAACGAGCGTGGCTTCATCAACACCGACCGCCTGTTCGCCTGA
- the cmpC gene encoding ABC transporter ATP-binding protein: MSFISVKNVWQKYDDLVVLEGLNLSVAEGEFCTLVGASGCGKSTFLRLLLGQEVASKGSITLDGKALACEPDASRGVVFQRYSVFPHLSVLDNVALGLELPRSALLGRLFGSAKREAREQAAQLLHKVGLGHALDKYPAQLSGGMQQRLAIAQALIMKPRVLLLDEPFGALDPGIRKDMHALLLELWRETQLTVFMVTHDLSEGFNLGTRLLVFDKVRVDPHAPGAYGARITYDIPLNSDRRAARAALDSLQQA, encoded by the coding sequence ATGAGCTTCATTTCAGTCAAGAACGTATGGCAGAAATACGATGACCTGGTGGTACTCGAAGGCCTGAACCTCAGCGTCGCCGAAGGTGAGTTCTGCACACTGGTCGGCGCATCAGGCTGCGGCAAGTCGACTTTCCTGCGTCTGTTGCTGGGGCAGGAAGTGGCAAGCAAAGGCAGCATCACCCTGGACGGCAAGGCACTGGCCTGCGAGCCGGATGCCAGTCGCGGTGTGGTGTTCCAGCGTTACTCGGTGTTCCCGCATCTGTCGGTGCTGGACAACGTGGCGCTGGGCCTGGAGCTGCCACGTTCGGCACTGCTCGGGCGATTGTTCGGCAGCGCCAAGCGTGAGGCTCGGGAGCAGGCCGCGCAGTTGTTGCACAAGGTCGGCCTGGGCCACGCGCTGGACAAATACCCGGCGCAGCTCTCCGGCGGCATGCAGCAACGGCTGGCCATCGCTCAGGCTTTGATCATGAAGCCTCGGGTGTTGCTGCTCGACGAGCCATTCGGCGCCCTCGACCCCGGCATTCGCAAAGACATGCACGCCCTGTTGCTGGAGCTGTGGCGCGAGACGCAACTGACGGTGTTCATGGTCACTCACGACCTGTCCGAAGGTTTCAACCTCGGTACGCGCTTGCTGGTCTTCGACAAGGTGCGCGTCGACCCCCACGCCCCCGGCGCCTATGGCGCACGCATCACTTACGACATTCCCCTGAACAGCGACCGCCGCGCAGCCCGCGCCGCGCTTGATTCGCTGCAACAGGCTTAA